The following nucleotide sequence is from Paenibacillus odorifer.
TGATAACCGCTGCTTCTACCACTTCAACTAGTCTCCAACGTTTGTCCTTAGACAACGGACGAGTTTCCATGAGTTTTACGGTATCGCCAATCTTTGCAACATTTCCCTCATCATGTGCTTTGAATTTCTTCGTAGACTTGATGCGTTTGTGGTACAAATTGTGTTTTTTATAGGTTTCAACAGCAACTACGATGGTTTTATCCATTTTATCACTGACCACTTTACCGATTAGCACTTTACGTGCATTACGTTCTTCACTCATTAGTTAGCCTCCTTCCTGAATACGGATCTGCGATCCGTCTCACTTAACTAATCCCAAGCACTCTTTGATGGATCACGGTTTTAGCACGAGCTATTTCCTTACGCACGTCACGAATCCGAGTTGGGTTGTCCAATTGGCCAGTTGCCAATTGA
It contains:
- the rpmC gene encoding 50S ribosomal protein L29 gives rise to the protein MKANELRNLTTAEIEQKIAGFKEELFNLRFQLATGQLDNPTRIRDVRKEIARAKTVIHQRVLGIS
- the rpsQ gene encoding 30S ribosomal protein S17; translated protein: MSEERNARKVLIGKVVSDKMDKTIVVAVETYKKHNLYHKRIKSTKKFKAHDEGNVAKIGDTVKLMETRPLSKDKRWRLVEVVEAAVII